The following proteins are co-located in the Euwallacea fornicatus isolate EFF26 chromosome 16, ASM4011564v1, whole genome shotgun sequence genome:
- the LOC136344061 gene encoding bifunctional peptidase and (3S)-lysyl hydroxylase Jmjd7-like isoform X2, producing the protein MTYTLVMQDLHKTIGPSEAGPLEVLYTETEDFLYRARVVPEVKNFEIHSENWPLVFFREYVSKNFPVLIKGGCDLLPAVSKWNSDYFSFADKRITVTITPNGNADGVVSYKGQDIFFLPEELDMTFDQFLNSLAEKRDGYVTYIQQQNSNLTQHFSELLEDVPREFEWASKAFDKSPDAANFWMGDERAVTSMHKDPYENIYCVIDGHKDFILIPPVDLPYVPYKNYPVRKYKNVSSQGFEISRCEDYPDSTFWISADPLNDSMAKEFPEFYEKARKFNVRVEKGDVLYLPSLWFHHVRQSHQCIAINYWYDIDYSDPKYCYYRMLAGMCGKSEYT; encoded by the exons attttCTATATCGCGCTAGAGTAGTGCCGGAAGTGAAAAACTTTGAGATTCATAGTGAAAACTGGCCCTTAGTGTTCTTCAGAGAATatgtatcaaaaaatttccCAGTGTTAATTAAAGGGGGGTGCGACCTTTTGCCGGCAGTGTCTAAGTGGAATTCCGATTATTTCAG CTTTGCAGATAAACGGATTACGGTGACAATAACTCCAAATGGAAATGCAGATGGTGTGGTCAGCTATAAAGGACAAGACATATTTTTCTTACCCGAAGAACTGGACATGACATTCGACCAGTTCCTAAACTCGCTAGctgaaaaaag GGATGGCTATGTCACATACATTCAGCAGCAAAACTCTAACTTAACTCAGCATTTTTCAGAGCTGCTCGAAGATGTCCCAAGAGAATTCGAGTGGGCATCTAAAGCTTTTGATAAGTCACCTGACGCTGCCAATTTTTGGATGGGAGATGAACGGGCCGTAACCAgca tGCACAAAGACCCTTATGAGaatatttattgtgtcattgATGGCCACAAAGACTTCATTCTAATACCACCTGTAGACCTGCCGTACGTTCCTTACAAAAACTATCCTGTTAGGAAATATAAGAATGTCTCGTCTCAAggctttgaaatttcaaggtGTGAGGACTACCCTGACAGCACATTCTGGATATCCGCAGATCCATTGAATGATAGTATGGCCAAGGAATTTCCAGAATTTTATGAGAAAGCCAGAAAGTTTAATGTGAGGGTAGAAAAGGGTGATGTCTTGTATTTGCCTAGTTTGTGGTTCCATCACGTGAGGCAAAGCCATCAGTGCATAGCGATTAATTATTGGTATGATATAGACTATTCGGATCCGAAGTATTGCTATTATAGGATGTTGGCGGGCATGTGCGGGAAAAGTGAATATACGTAG
- the LOC136344061 gene encoding bifunctional peptidase and (3S)-lysyl hydroxylase Jmjd7-like isoform X1, giving the protein MTYTLVMQDLHKTIGPSEAGPLEVLYTETEDFLYRARVVPEVKNFEIHSENWPLVFFREYVSKNFPVLIKGGCDLLPAVSKWNSDYFRESFADKRITVTITPNGNADGVVSYKGQDIFFLPEELDMTFDQFLNSLAEKRDGYVTYIQQQNSNLTQHFSELLEDVPREFEWASKAFDKSPDAANFWMGDERAVTSMHKDPYENIYCVIDGHKDFILIPPVDLPYVPYKNYPVRKYKNVSSQGFEISRCEDYPDSTFWISADPLNDSMAKEFPEFYEKARKFNVRVEKGDVLYLPSLWFHHVRQSHQCIAINYWYDIDYSDPKYCYYRMLAGMCGKSEYT; this is encoded by the exons attttCTATATCGCGCTAGAGTAGTGCCGGAAGTGAAAAACTTTGAGATTCATAGTGAAAACTGGCCCTTAGTGTTCTTCAGAGAATatgtatcaaaaaatttccCAGTGTTAATTAAAGGGGGGTGCGACCTTTTGCCGGCAGTGTCTAAGTGGAATTCCGATTATTTCAG GGAAAGCTTTGCAGATAAACGGATTACGGTGACAATAACTCCAAATGGAAATGCAGATGGTGTGGTCAGCTATAAAGGACAAGACATATTTTTCTTACCCGAAGAACTGGACATGACATTCGACCAGTTCCTAAACTCGCTAGctgaaaaaag GGATGGCTATGTCACATACATTCAGCAGCAAAACTCTAACTTAACTCAGCATTTTTCAGAGCTGCTCGAAGATGTCCCAAGAGAATTCGAGTGGGCATCTAAAGCTTTTGATAAGTCACCTGACGCTGCCAATTTTTGGATGGGAGATGAACGGGCCGTAACCAgca tGCACAAAGACCCTTATGAGaatatttattgtgtcattgATGGCCACAAAGACTTCATTCTAATACCACCTGTAGACCTGCCGTACGTTCCTTACAAAAACTATCCTGTTAGGAAATATAAGAATGTCTCGTCTCAAggctttgaaatttcaaggtGTGAGGACTACCCTGACAGCACATTCTGGATATCCGCAGATCCATTGAATGATAGTATGGCCAAGGAATTTCCAGAATTTTATGAGAAAGCCAGAAAGTTTAATGTGAGGGTAGAAAAGGGTGATGTCTTGTATTTGCCTAGTTTGTGGTTCCATCACGTGAGGCAAAGCCATCAGTGCATAGCGATTAATTATTGGTATGATATAGACTATTCGGATCCGAAGTATTGCTATTATAGGATGTTGGCGGGCATGTGCGGGAAAAGTGAATATACGTAG